From a region of the Aythya fuligula isolate bAytFul2 chromosome 29, bAytFul2.pri, whole genome shotgun sequence genome:
- the LOC116499991 gene encoding inhibin beta C chain-like has product MTATVAFLLLSLLRMAAAKGVWCPACGLAALAPATQRDILIALAKQSILSKLRLPDRPNITQPTSRGALLTALRRMRVQRTDAPVAPGVLHAGSVPHPPPVPGVQHYEILSFAESGSSTSRRTLLHFHFTQELGEGTEILQANLYLFWASPGPGTHQVTVKLLQPDLTGLNMTMVSKTLLEVQRAGWATLDVGQAVQSLFSQGSRRLTVELEMVEDSGPPLLAGHSDSHWPFVAAQARDRTPHRVQRRGIDCSGDSRMCCRKEFFVDFKEIGWEDWIIQPEGYHMNYCAGLCPLHMAGIPGLAASFHTAVLNLIKANNADAAVDSCCVPTQRRPLSLLYYDRDSNIVKTDIPDMIVDACGCT; this is encoded by the exons ATGACGGCCACTGTGGCTTTCCTGCTCCTGAGCCTTCTGAGGATGGCAGCCGCCAAGGGAGTGTGGTGCCCAGCCTGCGGGCTGGCGGCCCTGGCCCCCGCCACGCAGCGGGACATCCTCATCGCGCTGGCGAAGCAGAGCATCCTCTCCAAGCTCCGCTTGCCGGACAGGCCCAACATCACCCAGCCCACGTCCCGGGGGGCCCTGCTGACCGCTCTGCGCAGGATGCGGGTGCAGCGCACCGACGCGCCCGTCGCCCCAGGGGTGCTCCATGCCGGCAGCGTCCCTCACCCACCCCCTGTGCCGGGTGTGCAGCACTACGAGATCCTGAGCTTTGCCGAGTCAG GGTCCTCTACTTCCCGCAGAACTCTCCTGCATTTCCACTTCACCCAGGAGCTGGGTGAGGGCACCGAGATCCTGCAAGCCAACCTCTACCTGTTCTGGGCATCCCCTGGCCCTGGGACGCACCAGGTCACGGTGAAGCTTTTGCAGCCAGACCTGACGGGGCTGAACATGACCATGGTCAGCAAGACGTTGCTGGAGGTGCAGAGGGCTGGCTGGGCCACGCTGGATGTGGGCCAAGCTGTCCAGAGCCTCTTCAGCCaagggagcaggaggctgaCGGTGGAGCTGGAAATGGTTGAGGACTCCGGGCCTCCCCTTCTGGCTGGCCACAGCGATTCCCACTGGCCGTTTGTGGCAGCCCAGGCCCGGGACAGGACGCCCCATCGGGTCCAGCGACGCGGCATTGACTGCAGCGGGGACTCGCGGATGTGCTGCCGCAAGGAATTCTTCGTGGACTTCAAGGAGATCGGCTGGGAGGACTGGATCATCCAGCCAGAGGGATATCACATGAACTActgtgcagggctctgcccttTGCACATGGCTGGGATCCCTGGCCTTGCTGCCTCCTTCCACACAGCCGTCCTCAACCTCATCAAAGCCAACAACGCAGATGCAGCCGTGGACTCCTGCTGCGTGCCCACACAGCGTCgccccctctccctgctctaCTATGACCGGGACAGCAACATCGTCAAGACTGACATCCCCGACATGATCGTTGATGCCTGCGGCTGTACCTAA
- the LOC116499997 gene encoding inhibin beta E chain-like gives MATRGAGPWLLLAAVLCAAAEPRCPSCGAGAERRLLEEAAKRQLLEKLRLRERPRLAHAVPRAAVARAVRRLQAAGARRGPDAEERGYEIISFAEPEPTSPSGMGLQFQFTHTQDQDVHILQAQLWLYLQVPRDLVANLTLSIFLAGGDGDTVGGNRMLLSERRLSAKGSGWRTFSLMPALRSFFRGERRTLRLELESRGDRGDVVATVNATHSHQPFLVAEAKVREPGHRVAKRSLRCSQNSNLCCRKDYYVDFRDIGWNDWIIKPEGYQINYCVGQCPLHVAGSPGMASSFHTAVFNLVKANNIQASGHSCCVPTRRRPLSVLYFDRNSNIVKTDIPDMIVDACGCS, from the exons ATGGCTACGCGGGGCGCGGGTccgtggctgctgctggcggcggTGCTGTGCGCGGCGGCGGAGCCCCGGTGCCCGTCGTGCGGTGCCGGTGCGGAGCggcggctgctggaggaggcggCCAAGCGGCagctcctggagaagctgcGGCTCCGGGAACGGCCGAGGCTCGCCCACGCCGTGCCCCGAGCCGCTGTGGCCCGCGCCGTGCGGCGCCTGCAAGCGGCCGGTGCTCGCCGGGGCCCCGACGCCGAGGAGCGGGGCTACGAGATCATCAGCTTCGCCGAGCCAG AGCCCACGTCTCCCTCTGGCATGGGGCTGCAGTTCCAGTTCACTCACACACAGGACCAGGACGTTCACATCCTGCAAGCTCAACTTTGGCTCTACCTGCAAGTTCCCCGAGACTTGGTAGCCAACCTTACCCTGAGCATCTTCCTGGCTGGTGGGGATGGTGACACGGTGGGGGGAAATCGCATGTTGCTGAGTGAGCGTCGACTGAGCGCCAAAGGCAGCGGCTGGCGCACCTTCTCCCTCATGCCTGCCCTGCGGAGTTTCTTTAGGGGAGAACGCAGGACCCTGCGGCTGGAACTGGAAAGCCGTGGGGACAGGGGTGATGTGGTGGCCACAGTCAATGCCACCCATTCCCACCAGCCCTTCTTGGTGGCCGAGGCAAAGGTGCGGGAGCCGGGACACCGTGTGGCCAAGCGCAGCCTCCGCTGCAGCCAGAATTCCAACCTCTGCTGCCGCAAAGACTACTACGTGGATTTCCGCGACATTGGTTGGAACGACTGGATCATTAAGCCTGAGGGCTACCAGATAAACTACTGTGTAGGTCAGTGCCCTCTGCACGTGGCAGGCAGCCCTGGGATGGCATCTTCCTTCCATACAGCCGTCTTCAACCTCGTCAAAGCTAACAACATCCAGGCATCGGGGCACTCCTGCTGTGTGCCCACGCGACGCCGGCCTCTCTCTGTCCTCTACTTTGATCGCAATAGCAACATCGTTAAGACTGACATTCCTGACATGATTGTTGATGCCTGTGGCTGTAGCTAG